The DNA region TCGCCCCGGGCGGGGACCTGCTCACATTGTCCAGCTGGGCCACCGCGCCCGCCATCACTCTCGCCCGCATGGACCCCGACCTGCGCGCGTCGCGGTCGCTCCACTGGGATCTGGGTGTCGACCACAACGTGGGGGCGACCAAGGTGGGCGCCCACGCGTTCTACGAGGACGTGAACGACCAGCTCGTGAATGCCTACGACGCGACCAGCTGGGGCCGTTCCCTGCACATCTACAACGCGGGCTCGGTGGCCACGCGCGGGATGGGCTTCACGGTGGGGCGCCACTTCGGCGACGCGCTGCGGGGCTCGGTGACCTACACCTACGGTCAGAGCTTCCGTCCCCCCTCCGCCTTTGGCGATGCCTTCGCGGGGCGGTCCGGCCTGGCCGTTTTCTACCGGCAGGCCGACTTTCACGACGTGGTGGCCCACGTCGAGACGTTCATCGACTGGAGCGACACCCGTCTGGCCGCCTTCTATCGGATCAACACCCTGAGCGCGGAGACCGATGCCCGGGGAGCCGCCCGCTCCCCCCTCGCGAACTCGCGCTTCGACATCCAGCTGACCCAGGGGCTGCCGTTCCTGCAGCCCTGGACCCGGGCGGACTGGGAGGTCCTGGTGACCGTGCGCAACCTGTTCTACGAGGCCTCCGAGGGAGGCACGCTCGACGAACTCGCGGTCCTGCACCCCCCCAAGCGGGTCCTGGGAGGGATCTCCGTCCGCTTCTGAGGTGGTGGGCTAAAGCCCGCTGAGCGAGGCTTCGGCGCGCCTCGCTCTTTTTTTCGCTTTTCAGGAGTGTCCTGTTTTTTGGATTTCCACTTCGGTGGAGTGGATTCGGCTTCCGAAGCCTGCGAGAATATCAAGACGAGACGATGAGTTACGAACTCAGAAACCGCTCCAATTGCGGCACGCCCCTTGCTCATCCCGCCGTACGGGGTCAGCCTGTGGCTGACTAGCCAAAACGCTCACATGAAAGCCACCCGCCTCAAGAACGTCGCCGTAGTCGTCTTCGGCCTGGCCTTGGCGGGTCTGGGCATCTACAACATCGTCATCAAGGCCACCTGGCGCCTGATGGACGATGGCGTGTTCTGGAAGCAGGGGGCCGAGGGTGTGGTCGCGGGACGGGTCGCGGCCGGCGGACCCGCGGCCCGGGCCGGAGTGCAGGTGGGAGACGTGCTCCTGGCCGTGGACACCGAGGAGATCCTGAACCCCGGCCAGGTGGAGGCCATCCTGGCCCGCCGGGACCCCGGGGACGCGGTCGCCTATTCCCTCCTCCGGGCGGATGAGCGGCGCTCCCTGGAATTGAGCGTGCAGCCCCTGCCCCAGGGGAACGTGAACCTCTTCTACTACCTCTCGCTCGTGGGCTTCTTCAGCCTGGCCGTGGGCACGAGCGTGATGCTGAAACGGCCCCCCGATCGCACCGCCCTGCACTTCTACGCGATCTGCGTGCTCTTCTTCCTGATGTACTCCACGTCCTACACCGGCCGCTTGAACGTCGCGGACTGGGTGCTGTTCTGGGCCGACCATCTGGCCATCCTTTTCCTGCCCGTGGTCTTCCTTCATTTCTGCCTGTCGTTCCCGGAGCGCCGCATGGCGGCCCGAAGGGCCATCGTGGTTCCCGCCGCTTATCTGCCCGCCCTGGCCCTGGCGGGAGCGGCGATCGGGAGCCAGCTCCTCTTCGCGACCGGGCGGGGCTCAAACGCGCTCTGGGCGATCACGGAAACGATCGATCGCTTCAAGCCCCTCTACTTCGCCGCCCTTTTCTCCTTCTCCTTCCTGGTCCTCCTCGACTCCTACCGCCGGATCCGGAACGCGACGGCAAGGCGGCAGATGAAGTGGCTGGTCTGGGGGACGGGGGCGGGGGTGCTGCCCTTCCTGAGCTTCTACGCCCTCCCCTTCGCGCTCGGGCGGGAGCCGCAGGTGGCCATGGAGCTGGCCGGCTACATCCCGCTCGCCCTGATTCCGCTGGCCCTGGCCTACGCGGTGGTCAAGCACCGGCTGATGGACGTGGAGCTGATCTTCCGCCGAACCCTCGTCTACACCCTGGCCATCGCCGCCATCCTCGGCATCTCCCTGCTCGCCAACGGGCTCATGAAGGTGATCACGGGCGACGAGGAGCCGCACACCGCGATCATCGCCCTGCTCTCCACCCTGGTCGTGATCCTGCTCTTCACGCCCGTGAAGAGCAAGATCCAGGAGGGGATCGAGCGGCTCTTCTATCGGGAGCGCTACAGCTCCCGCAAGGCCCTGCTCCGCCTCTCCCAGGACTTGAACGCCGACCTCGACCTCGCGCGCATGGCCGAGCGCCTGCTGGAGGGAGTGGGGGCCGCCCTAGGGCTGAACGCGATGGCGGTCTTGCTCCCCGAGGGGGACGGCTCCTTCTCCATCTTCCGGTCCATCGGATGTGCCCCCGGCGCGGAGGCGGTTCGCCTCTCCGCGGACGGCGCCCTCCTCCGGCGCCTTTCCGGAGGGCAGCCCATCAACGCGGAGGCATCGTCCGAGGAGCTTCCGGAAGCCGTCCCCCTGAACTTGACCTACTACTTCCCCTGCCGGGCCAAGGGGGAGGTCATCGCGATCCTGGGCGTGGGCCGCAAGGACGGCCTAGACCCCTTGAACAGCGAAGAGGTGGACCTGCTTCAGACCCTGGCCAACCAGGCCGCGACCGCGATCGTGAACGGCCGGCTCTACAAGAGCCTGCGCGAGAAGGCGGAGGAGCTGAAGGGGCTCACGGAGTACAACGAGAACATCCTGGAGAGCATGGACTCCGGAATCCTGGTCCTGGACCTCGAGGGCCAGGTGGTGCGCTGGAACCGGGCCATGGAGGCGCTGTACGGGAAGCGCCGGGACGAGGTGCTGGGGCGGGCTCTGGACGACATCCTTCCCGCGTCCTTCCTGGAGGCGCTGCGCGGGAGCCTGGTCCTGGGGGAGAGGGAGGAGATCGCCCACATCTACAAGCTCCACCTCCCCGCCGCCAACGGGCGGAGCCTGATGGTGAACGTGTCCGTGGCCCCCTTCCAGGTCCGCTCCGGGGAGCGCTGCGGATCGATCTTGATCCTGGAGGATGTGACCGCGCGCGTGCGGCTGGAGGAGCAGCTCCAGCATTCGGAGAAGATGGCCTCCATCGGACTCCTGGCCGCGGGGGTGGCCCACGAGGTGAACACGCCCCTGGCCGGCATCTCCTCCTACACCCAGATGCTGCAGGGCCAGGTGGACGCCTCCGATCCCCGGGCCGCCCTCCTGCAGAAGATCGAGAAGCAGACCTTCCGCGCGGCCAAGATCATCAACAACCTGCTGAACTTCTCCCGCTCCGGGAGCACGGAGCCGGAGCGCCTGGACGTCAACAAGATCCTGCTCGACGTGCTCTCCCTGGTGGAGCACCAGCTCGAGAACTCCCGCATCCGGGTGCGCCGGGAGCTCTCTTCGGACCTGCCCTCGATCCGCGGCAACGAGAACCGCATCCAGCAGGTCTTCTTCAACCTGGTCCTGAACGCGCGCGACGCCATGACGCGGGGGGGCTGGCTGACCCTGCGCACCCACGCCGACGACGACACCGTGGTGGTCGAGGTGGCCGACACCGGCCACGGGATCAAGCGCGAGGACATCAAGCGCATCTACGACCCCTTCTTCACCACCAAGGGGATCGGGCGCGGCACCGGCCTCGGCCTCTCGGTTTCCTACGGGATCGTCCAGGAGCACGGAGGCGCCATCTTCGTGGAGAGCGTGCCCGGAAAGGGGACCACGTTCCAGGTCGCCCTCCCCGCCCTCCAGATCTCGGAGGCCGCTCAGCGGTGAGCAACCACGAATCCATCCTCGTCGTGGACGACGAGGAGGTGATGCGGGATGTCCTGGGCAGCCTCCTCACGGAGGCCGGCTACCACGTGGCTCTCTCCTCGGACGGGGCGGAGGGCCTGGCCCTGGCCAAGAAGGGCGGGTTCCACGCCGCCATCGTGGACGTCATGCTCCCGGAGGTGGGGGGCATCGAGGTCCTGGAGGAGCTGAAGAAGGTCGACCCCGACCTGGTGGTGCTGATGATCACCGCCTTCGCCTCCGTGGAGACCGCCATCACGGCCATGAAGAAGGGCGCCTTCGACTACGTGGCCAAGCCCTTCAAGCACGAGGAGCTCCTCCACATCCTGCGCAACGGCCTCCACCAGCGCCGTCTCCAGGACGAGAACCGGCAGCTCCGTACCGCGCTTCGGGACCAGGGCCGCTTCACCGAGATCGTGGGCAAGAGCCCGCGCATGCAGCAGGTCTTCGGCCTCATCTCCCAGGCCGCCCCCTCCCGCTCCACCATCCTGGTGGTGGGGGAGAGCGGCACCGGCAAGGAGCTGGTGGCCAAAGCCATACACGCCAACAGCCCGCGCCTCGACAAGGCGTTCGTGGTGGTCAACTCCGGGAGCCTGCCCCACGACCTCTTGGAGTCCAACCTGTTCGGGCATGTGAAAGGGGCCTTCACGGGGGCGGTCTACGCCAAGAAGGGGCTCTTCGAGCTGGCCGACAAGGGAACCCTCTTCTTCGACGAGATCGGAAACATCCCCCTGGAGACCCAGGCCAAGCTGCTGCGCGTCATGCAAGAGCGCGAGTTCATGCGCCTGGGGGGTGTCGACACCATCCGGGTGGACGTGCGGGTGGTGGCCGCCACCAACATCGACCTAAGACGCGCGGTGGAGGAGGGGCGCTTTCGGGAGGACCTCTACTACCGGCTGAACGTGATCGCCATCCAGCTCCCCCCCCTGCGCCAGCGCAAGGAGGACATCCCCGCCCTCGCCTCCCACTTCGTGGAGAAGTACTCCAAGGAGAACAACAAGCCGGTGGAGGGGGTGACCCCCGAGGTCATGCAGGCCCTCATGGACTACGACTGGGCCGGCAACGTGCGGGAGCTGGAGAACGTCATCGAGCGGGGGGTGGTGCTCACGACCAACAACCGCATCGGGCGGGAGCTGATCCCCGACCACGTGCGGACGAGCCCGAGCTTCCACCTCCCCCACGTGGCGGTGCCCCCGGAGGGCATCAGCCTCCGGGAAGTGATCGCGAACTTCGAGCGACGTCTGATCGAGTCCACCCTCGAGTCCACGGGCGGCGTGCAGAAGGACGCGGCCCGGCTCCTCGGCCTGAAGCCCACCACCCTCAACGAGATGATCAAGCGCCACAACATCCTCCTCCCCCGCGAGAGGGAGCGCCGCGTGCTCAAAGAAGTGGAGACCCCCGCCGTCAAGACCACACCCGCTTGATCTTGACACCGCGGGCGCACCCTGATAGCCTCACTCCGCTAATTGGAAGCAACCGCAAGAGTTAGCACTGGCGCCGTCTCGGGAACCTCTAGAACCCGTAGAGCTCGGAGAGCCTTCTAGCCATGGCCTTCCAAGGCTCACTCGCTGAGCTTCATCTCCCCGACATCATTCAACTCATCAGCGTCAGTGGGAAGACCGGGGTGTTCCACCTGACGGACGGCGCCCTCAAGGGGGAGATCTACCTGAACGAGGGCAAGATCGTCCACGCCCAGAACGAGGACACCTCGGGGGAGGAGGCCGTCTACGCCCTCGCCATCTGGAGGCAGGGCGAGTTCCGCTTCGACCCCGGGCCCGCCACCGAGCTCAAGACCATCACCAAGAGCAACACCAACCTCCTCATGGAGGCGGCCCGCCGCCTGGACGAATGGCGGGTGCTCTCCAAGAAGATCCCCTCCACCGACCTCATCCCGGAGTTTGTGGTGCAGGAGAACCGCGAGGGCCAGATCAACCTGAACACCAGCGAGTGGCTCATCCTCTCCAAGATCGACGGCCAGCGGACCGTGAAGGCCATCGCGGCCGCGAGCGGGCTCTCCGTGTTCGACGCCGCCAAGATGCTCTACGGCCTGATCGCCACCGGCCTCATCCGCCTGCGCGAGGCCGCCCCCGTGGCCGCCCCCCGCCCGGCGGCCGTCCGGCCGGGCACGCCCGCGGCGCCCCCGCCCGCCCCGAGCCACCCCGCGGGCACGGGCACCCCCGCCCGCGGCACCCCCGCCCCCGATCCCCACGTGGCCGACCTCATCGCCAAGCTGGGGAGAGTGAAGGACGAGTGCAGCGCGCTCCTGGGGAGCGTGGGGGAGACCGTGGTCAACAAGCATTACCAGAAGGCGCGGGCCGAGATCGAGCGGGGGGCGGGCATCGAGGTCATCGAGGAGGCCGTGCACCAGATCGCCCGCGCCGCGTCCATCCTGAAGGGGCCTTCCGCCGCGGAGTCCCTTCTCGAGCAGCTGAAGGGCCTGAAGTAACGCCCTGATACGGATCTCGTCGCCTCGAGTTCCACTCTTGGCGCGGAACTCTCCCGTATGATCTTGAGCACGGGACTCGCATTCGCGAACTCCGGCACCGTCGCCATGGACTCGGCGTGCAGCTCATACTGGTGACCTGCCTCACCAGAAAAGCGGCCTATTCGCTGACCCAGCGTCGACGGTGTCCCGATCACGCCTCGGGTAGGACGCGAGCCCTCGGCAACAGGCCGACCAGCCTCAAGAACCTGCCACTGGATGTCCACCGGTGACTCTGTTGAGAGCAGGCGTCGACTAGTCCCTTCCGGCAGCGGACGCTGGAGCTCCACGTCAAGCTCGTACCCGCAGGTTGAGGTCAAGACGAACCGTCGAAGCAGGGAGTTGCCTTCTATGATGGGGAACGGCTCGCGGAGAGGCACCTGCCAGTACGAAGCTTCTTCAAGATACGCATGTGTCGCTGCGGCAACGGCCCCGATGAGTAAACACAGCCCTGCCACAGCCCAAGGCACCGCTCTTCGGCGCACCCCCACTAACTGCCCTCAGGAGGCCCGCGGGCGGGACGAGACCGCTTCGATGAGGCCGCGGTAGCGGCCGAGCACGGCCTCCCAGCGGTAGTTCTCGGCCACATACGCCCGGCCGCTCTTCCCGAGCGCGTCGTGCAGGCGCGGCTCGCGCACCAGGAGGTCCAGGGCCTCGACGAACTCGTCGGGGTCCTCGTAGAAGAGGCCGCCGTTCGATCGCAGGCAGTGGTCCTTGAGCACGGGGGAGCGGGCGTTGGCCAGGGCGGGCGCGCCCAGGGACATCCCCTCCAGGAGCACGATGGAGAGGCTCTCGTAGGGGCTGGGGCAGATGACGGCGCGGGCCCCGGCCAGGGCCGCCATCTTCTCCTCCGGGGAGAGGAAGCCCAGATAGCGGACGCCGGGCAGGCGGGGCTCGGGCATGGCCAGCTCGCCGATAAGGATGAGCTCGGCGCCGCCGCCGCGCTCGCGCCGGTAGCGCTCGTAGGAAGCGATCATGTCTGCGCAGCCCTTGCCGGCGTCGATGCGTCCCGCGTAGAGGACGTAGGGACCGAGCAGGCGGTGGCGGGCCCGGAAGCCCTCCACGTCGGGGGCGCCCGGGGTCTCCACCCCCATCCCCGCCACCACCGCCGGGCCCCCGCGCAGGCGGAAGCGCGAGCGCACCAGCTCCTCCTCGGGCCGGGTCAGGAAGGCGAGGGCGCGCGGGCGCTCGAACATCGGGGCGTAGATCCCGAAGCGCAAGGGGGGCTCGTCGTGGGCGGTGGGCACCAGGATCGACCGCTCGGGCGCGGCCTTGAGCCCCCAGTACGTCGGGTAGTAGAGGTAGGTGAAGAAGACGACCGCCTCGAAGCGATCCTTCCCCGCCTCGAGCTCGGCCAGGAGGCGGGGGACGTAGGGGCCCTGGCGCCGCAGCCAGAGGAGCTCCTCCTCCTCCGTGTGGGGGCGGGCGTACAGCTGCTCCGAGAAGGCGTTGAAGGAGGCGAGGTCCCGCTCCTCCTCGGCCCGGAAGCGGAGCACCTCCACTCCGGAGAGGCACTCCTTCCCTTCCGGAAGCTCGTTCCGCCAGGTCACGTAGTCGCGCGCGCAGGTCGTGAAGACGGTGATCCGGTACTCCGCGGCCAGGCGCTCGGCCAGGGCCCGGGCCAGCGACTCCGAGCCGCCCGTGATCTCCGGGCCGTAGCGCTGGACCACGAAGGCGATGGGCCGGCGCTCGCTCATAGCGACTCCACGTACGCCCGGAGAGCGCCCTCCACCGCGGGGGGGGCGAAGGCCTCGAGCCTGCGTTCCTGGCCGGCCAGCACCGCGCGGCGCAACGAGGCGTCCGTGACCAGGAGGCGGGCGGCCTCCCCCACCTCGTCCAGGTTCTTCTCCGTGAACTGCACCCCCGCCGACCCCAGGGTGTCGCCCACCGCCGCCGTCCGGTAGGCCAGCACCGGGACCCGCATCAGCATGGCCTCCACGAGGGGGACCCCGAAGCCCTCGTGGTCGCTCATGGACACGAAGAGGTCGGCCGCCGCGTAGCAGGCCAGGAGGTCCTCATGGTCCACGTGGCCGGCGAAGACCACCTCTGAGGGCGTGAATCCCTGCTCGTAGAAGAGGGACTGCAGGGCATCGAAGTACGCTCGGCGTCGGGGCAGCTTCCCCACCAGCAGGAGGCGGAGGTCGGGGGAGATGAACCGCTTCCAGTAGGAGGCGAGGCGGATCAGGTCCTCGTGGCGCTTGTTGGGGGCCACCCGGCCCACGAAGAGAAGGTTGGTGCGGCCATCCTCGAGCAGGCGGAGGAGAACCGGGTTGGGGGGCTCGCGGTAACGGCGGAAGTCCAGGTAGATGGGCAGGACCCCAGTCTTGGGGAAGCCCTGGGCCATGAGCTCGCGGCGGTTGAACTCGCTATCGGCCAGGCCGAGGTCCACGTGGCCGGCCAGGGTCTTGAGCTCCTCCCGCCCCAGGGCGCAGATCCGCACCATCTCCGGATCGTAGCCCAGGAAATACTGGGGAGGCGTGATGTTGTGGTGGAGCAGCACCCGCCGGCCGCGGTGCTCCTTGAGGGCGGGGGTCAAGGGCGAGGGGAGCGCGTAGTGGAGGATGACCACGTCCTCGGGTGCCCCCGCCCGCCACTCCGAGAAGGCCCGCCCATCGCCCACGAGGTCCTGGTCGAGCTCCAAGGCGAAGACGTCCGCGCGGTGGCCCCAGGAGCGGAAGGCGTCCCGCATCAGGCGGGCGGAGTCGCCGATGGCGTCCCCGCGATGGAGGGTCGGGACCCACTGGTCGATCCTCACCGCTCCCCCAGGACGGGACGGAGCCGCTCCCTGAGCAGGGCCGGAAAGTCCGTGGCCCGGAGCTCAGCTACCGCGCGCTCCTGCGCGGAGAGAACCGCCCCCCGCAAGTGGGCGTCGGTGAGGACGCTCCTCGCGAGCTCGGCCACCACCTCCGGGCGCTTCTCCTTGAGCAGGATGCCTCCCCCGTGGAGGGTCTCTTTGACCGCCCCCGCGTCGTAGGCGATCACGGGGATGCCGAAGCTCATGGCTTCCTGCAGGGGGACGCAGAAGCCCTCGTGCTCGGAGAGGCAGAGGAAGAGGCTCGCCACCGAGTAGTAGGACAAGAGGTCGTCATCGTCGACCTGGCCCGTGAAGACCACCTCCTGGAGGTGCAGCTCCCGCACCATCTCCTGCAGGCGGTCGAAGTATCTCTCGTGGCCGCGGTGGTCGCCCACGAGCAGGAGCCGGCTCTTGGGATCGAGGTAGCGCTGGTAGACGGCGAAGACCCGGATGAGGTCGTCGATCCGCTTGTTGGGGATGATGCGGCCCACGAAGAGCAGGTTGGTGCGGCCGTCCCCGTAGAGGCGCTGGATCACGGGGGAGGGGGGACGGCGGTAGCGGTCCAGGTCCAAGACGATGGGGAGCACGCCCGTCCTCTGGAACCCCTCCTCCGCCAGCTCGCGGCGGTTGAACTCGCTGTCCCCCAGGGCCAGCTCGGTGCGGGGGATGAAGGAGCGGAGCTCGCGCCGTCCGTGGTAGCAGAGCCCGGCCAGGTGGGGGTGGAAGCCCAGGAAGAAGTGGGCGGGGGTGATGTTGTGGTAGATGACCACCAGCCGGTCGGGGGCGAAGTAGATGAGCCGCCCCGCGGCGCTGCCGATCGAAAAGTGGAAGAGGCAGACCGTGTCCGGGCTCGAGACCCGCGGGTATTCCCAGAGGGGCCGGGCCAGGGCCGCCATCCGGGGGTGGACCTTCTCCGCGAAGATGTCCGAGTCGAACCCCGCCCCGCGGAGGTCGGCCTGGATGGCCAGGGCCTCGTTGCCGATGGCGTCGCCGTAGGAGAGGGCGGCGAGGAGCTGGTGGACTCGGGGCCTCACTCCTCCCTCAACGGGGCTTGCTGCCGCCCTCGCCGCCCCGGAAAACCACCATCGACTCCAGCTCTTTCTCGCGCCGGATCTGGAGCTCCAGGCGTCCCTGGAGCTCGAGGTTGCGGTTCTTGAGATTCTGGATCTCCAGGTTGAGCTTCGTGACCTCGAGGGTCAGGTTGTGGAGGAGGTGGACGTAGTACTTGTTGAGGTCGGACTGCCGGGAGAGGGCCGCGATCATGGGGTTGGGGTTCCAGAAGAGCTTCTGCAGGGGCC from Vicinamibacteria bacterium includes:
- a CDS encoding TonB-dependent receptor, which codes for RYSFIGFLQDSNHLDPLVAVEFQADRHTQVRGSWSAHTLAPGGDLLTLSSWATAPAITLARMDPDLRASRSLHWDLGVDHNVGATKVGAHAFYEDVNDQLVNAYDATSWGRSLHIYNAGSVATRGMGFTVGRHFGDALRGSVTYTYGQSFRPPSAFGDAFAGRSGLAVFYRQADFHDVVAHVETFIDWSDTRLAAFYRINTLSAETDARGAARSPLANSRFDIQLTQGLPFLQPWTRADWEVLVTVRNLFYEASEGGTLDELAVLHPPKRVLGGISVRF
- a CDS encoding ATP-binding protein, encoding MKATRLKNVAVVVFGLALAGLGIYNIVIKATWRLMDDGVFWKQGAEGVVAGRVAAGGPAARAGVQVGDVLLAVDTEEILNPGQVEAILARRDPGDAVAYSLLRADERRSLELSVQPLPQGNVNLFYYLSLVGFFSLAVGTSVMLKRPPDRTALHFYAICVLFFLMYSTSYTGRLNVADWVLFWADHLAILFLPVVFLHFCLSFPERRMAARRAIVVPAAYLPALALAGAAIGSQLLFATGRGSNALWAITETIDRFKPLYFAALFSFSFLVLLDSYRRIRNATARRQMKWLVWGTGAGVLPFLSFYALPFALGREPQVAMELAGYIPLALIPLALAYAVVKHRLMDVELIFRRTLVYTLAIAAILGISLLANGLMKVITGDEEPHTAIIALLSTLVVILLFTPVKSKIQEGIERLFYRERYSSRKALLRLSQDLNADLDLARMAERLLEGVGAALGLNAMAVLLPEGDGSFSIFRSIGCAPGAEAVRLSADGALLRRLSGGQPINAEASSEELPEAVPLNLTYYFPCRAKGEVIAILGVGRKDGLDPLNSEEVDLLQTLANQAATAIVNGRLYKSLREKAEELKGLTEYNENILESMDSGILVLDLEGQVVRWNRAMEALYGKRRDEVLGRALDDILPASFLEALRGSLVLGEREEIAHIYKLHLPAANGRSLMVNVSVAPFQVRSGERCGSILILEDVTARVRLEEQLQHSEKMASIGLLAAGVAHEVNTPLAGISSYTQMLQGQVDASDPRAALLQKIEKQTFRAAKIINNLLNFSRSGSTEPERLDVNKILLDVLSLVEHQLENSRIRVRRELSSDLPSIRGNENRIQQVFFNLVLNARDAMTRGGWLTLRTHADDDTVVVEVADTGHGIKREDIKRIYDPFFTTKGIGRGTGLGLSVSYGIVQEHGGAIFVESVPGKGTTFQVALPALQISEAAQR
- a CDS encoding sigma-54 dependent transcriptional regulator; the protein is MSNHESILVVDDEEVMRDVLGSLLTEAGYHVALSSDGAEGLALAKKGGFHAAIVDVMLPEVGGIEVLEELKKVDPDLVVLMITAFASVETAITAMKKGAFDYVAKPFKHEELLHILRNGLHQRRLQDENRQLRTALRDQGRFTEIVGKSPRMQQVFGLISQAAPSRSTILVVGESGTGKELVAKAIHANSPRLDKAFVVVNSGSLPHDLLESNLFGHVKGAFTGAVYAKKGLFELADKGTLFFDEIGNIPLETQAKLLRVMQEREFMRLGGVDTIRVDVRVVAATNIDLRRAVEEGRFREDLYYRLNVIAIQLPPLRQRKEDIPALASHFVEKYSKENNKPVEGVTPEVMQALMDYDWAGNVRELENVIERGVVLTTNNRIGRELIPDHVRTSPSFHLPHVAVPPEGISLREVIANFERRLIESTLESTGGVQKDAARLLGLKPTTLNEMIKRHNILLPRERERRVLKEVETPAVKTTPA
- a CDS encoding DUF4388 domain-containing protein, translating into MAFQGSLAELHLPDIIQLISVSGKTGVFHLTDGALKGEIYLNEGKIVHAQNEDTSGEEAVYALAIWRQGEFRFDPGPATELKTITKSNTNLLMEAARRLDEWRVLSKKIPSTDLIPEFVVQENREGQINLNTSEWLILSKIDGQRTVKAIAAASGLSVFDAAKMLYGLIATGLIRLREAAPVAAPRPAAVRPGTPAAPPPAPSHPAGTGTPARGTPAPDPHVADLIAKLGRVKDECSALLGSVGETVVNKHYQKARAEIERGAGIEVIEEAVHQIARAASILKGPSAAESLLEQLKGLK
- a CDS encoding glycosyltransferase family 4 protein, giving the protein MSERRPIAFVVQRYGPEITGGSESLARALAERLAAEYRITVFTTCARDYVTWRNELPEGKECLSGVEVLRFRAEEERDLASFNAFSEQLYARPHTEEEELLWLRRQGPYVPRLLAELEAGKDRFEAVVFFTYLYYPTYWGLKAAPERSILVPTAHDEPPLRFGIYAPMFERPRALAFLTRPEEELVRSRFRLRGGPAVVAGMGVETPGAPDVEGFRARHRLLGPYVLYAGRIDAGKGCADMIASYERYRRERGGGAELILIGELAMPEPRLPGVRYLGFLSPEEKMAALAGARAVICPSPYESLSIVLLEGMSLGAPALANARSPVLKDHCLRSNGGLFYEDPDEFVEALDLLVREPRLHDALGKSGRAYVAENYRWEAVLGRYRGLIEAVSSRPRAS
- a CDS encoding glycosyltransferase family 4 protein, which produces MRIDQWVPTLHRGDAIGDSARLMRDAFRSWGHRADVFALELDQDLVGDGRAFSEWRAGAPEDVVILHYALPSPLTPALKEHRGRRVLLHHNITPPQYFLGYDPEMVRICALGREELKTLAGHVDLGLADSEFNRRELMAQGFPKTGVLPIYLDFRRYREPPNPVLLRLLEDGRTNLLFVGRVAPNKRHEDLIRLASYWKRFISPDLRLLLVGKLPRRRAYFDALQSLFYEQGFTPSEVVFAGHVDHEDLLACYAAADLFVSMSDHEGFGVPLVEAMLMRVPVLAYRTAAVGDTLGSAGVQFTEKNLDEVGEAARLLVTDASLRRAVLAGQERRLEAFAPPAVEGALRAYVESL
- a CDS encoding glycosyltransferase; protein product: MRPRVHQLLAALSYGDAIGNEALAIQADLRGAGFDSDIFAEKVHPRMAALARPLWEYPRVSSPDTVCLFHFSIGSAAGRLIYFAPDRLVVIYHNITPAHFFLGFHPHLAGLCYHGRRELRSFIPRTELALGDSEFNRRELAEEGFQRTGVLPIVLDLDRYRRPPSPVIQRLYGDGRTNLLFVGRIIPNKRIDDLIRVFAVYQRYLDPKSRLLLVGDHRGHERYFDRLQEMVRELHLQEVVFTGQVDDDDLLSYYSVASLFLCLSEHEGFCVPLQEAMSFGIPVIAYDAGAVKETLHGGGILLKEKRPEVVAELARSVLTDAHLRGAVLSAQERAVAELRATDFPALLRERLRPVLGER